In Ischnura elegans chromosome 3, ioIscEleg1.1, whole genome shotgun sequence, the sequence TGAGCGACCTTCCTGAACCTTTGGCGGCGACTTTGCTTACGTCGTTGACGGACCTGCGGGCTTCTTTGACTTTTTTGCCATCGCTAATCTGAGATGCTTTCTTGGGAACGGCCGCCTCTTTAGTAGTGGGGAAATAAAACCTCTTCACCGCAAAAGAAACGAGCACAATGACTAGGAAAGCAGCGCAGAGTTCGCAATTGGACACGCGGTAGGTACTGGTTCTTGCGAATGAGATCGCTTCCTTTGAGTTCCTACGTGGTTCTCTGTACACACATCCTGAAatgaaaggagagggttggataTTTATCTGATAACAACGATGCTATTTGCTGAAAAACTCAAATGTTTATTGTGAAAAAGTAATTCTCTAATTTACACACCAAAGCACATTTGTGTTCcgtcaaaaataatattcttagcctgtctttcatggaaaaataggaggtaaaatatcacttttcttatatcgtttttaaaatgttgctctgCTTATAAAATCTTCAAAATCACCATCAAAAATATAGTTGGGAGTACTTTCATACAAACactgatttttaattgaaatttgataGGGGAGATGAAAATCCATCAATGGGAATGCGAAAATAATggtcataaaaataaactttctttcAATAAACTACAGTACTTTTAACAATTATTTCTATGCATACTATTCTATGATTCAGATGAAAATTGAAGACACTTCAATGTTCGACTGAATCGAggcaataaatcaaaatataactGTGCTATTGGCAAGAATGTTCCTAAAAAATCTAGTTATGAAGTAAGAATTCAAAGaagagaataatataaaaaaacttgagGGGAGTAGCTACCACATTTGGGGGCTGGAGGAGACCTGCCAATTTGAAATTGGGGGTGAACACCCTTGTCAAAAACTAACATCcctttatttattcaataaacaTTTACCAAGGTTTGAATAATTATTGAAGTTGGCGGCCGAACAAATGTGAAAGACGTGGCATGAATGACCAGCTGCGCTACCAcgagaggggtggggggaatttTCCCCCAAGCTACATCTATGCAAGCGAGAGCACCCGAATGAAATCCCGAAAAGAATTTACTGCCACCACTGACCGGTAAAACCGGTAAAGTCTGACGTAAAAGAAACGTGCTGATAGTGAATCAAACATGAAATCTGTTAAAAAGAGCCGTTAATTGTGTTTATTAGTTATTTTgtgaaatgagaaaatgaataTTGGCAAGTCACAGTCACAAGGTAGGAGTATTTGTAGCTGTGAAATGGATATGGCTGATTATCACATGCATGCATACAATAACTAAAATGACCTACTACATAATTCAG encodes:
- the LOC124155097 gene encoding uncharacterized protein LOC124155097, whose amino-acid sequence is MANTTKILTIVYLIHLASTVISQCTEERDHRGCVYREPRRNSKEAISFARTSTYRVSNCELCAAFLVIVLVSFAVKRFYFPTTKEAAVPKKASQISDGKKVKEARRSVNDVSKVAAKGSGRSLNSVRSRHSRQMMDIMPDSQPYSGDYNGENGVEVVESYSWDDYQ